From one Streptomyces chromofuscus genomic stretch:
- a CDS encoding MarP family serine protease, with protein sequence MDLLDILLLLVLLVYAGSGYRRGLVAGCVSLAGFVGGAAIGVWLLPWVMDLVAPGATAATVTAVLTVLVPAVVGHELAGRLALRLRRELDRGPLRVADGIGGAAANAVAVLIVGWVAASVLAASSSPLLTGAIRDSRLLGAVHGVMPQTTPAWFSRATSALTEAGFPQVFNPFENESTAQVAEPSGDNVTASATNAAQRSTVKVEGVAGGQGREGSGFVYAAEHVMTNAHVVAGIDAPTVRIGGVGPAYPARVVLFDPDRDVAVLHVPDLRAPVLEFDDAERGDAAVVAGYPHDGGLDLQAATVANRVRATGQNIYSDKNVTREIYSVRSTVRPGNSGGPLLTTDGKVYGMVFARSTSDAETGYVLTAAEIAGDAARAADATAPVDTGELVTS encoded by the coding sequence GTGGACCTGCTCGACATCCTGCTGCTCCTGGTGCTCCTGGTCTACGCCGGTTCCGGCTACCGGCGCGGGCTGGTGGCCGGCTGCGTCTCGCTCGCCGGGTTCGTGGGCGGTGCGGCGATCGGCGTGTGGCTCCTGCCCTGGGTGATGGATCTGGTGGCGCCGGGCGCGACGGCGGCGACGGTGACCGCGGTGCTGACGGTGCTGGTCCCGGCCGTGGTGGGCCACGAGCTGGCGGGGCGGCTGGCCTTGCGGCTGCGGCGGGAGCTGGACCGGGGGCCGCTGCGCGTGGCCGACGGGATCGGCGGGGCGGCGGCCAACGCGGTCGCCGTGCTGATCGTGGGGTGGGTGGCCGCCAGTGTGCTGGCCGCGTCCTCGTCGCCGCTGCTGACGGGCGCGATCCGGGACTCGCGGCTGCTCGGCGCGGTGCACGGCGTGATGCCGCAGACCACACCGGCGTGGTTCTCGCGGGCCACGTCCGCGCTCACCGAGGCGGGCTTCCCGCAGGTGTTCAACCCCTTCGAGAACGAGTCGACCGCACAGGTGGCCGAACCCTCCGGCGACAACGTCACGGCGAGCGCGACCAACGCCGCCCAGCGCAGCACGGTGAAGGTCGAGGGCGTCGCGGGCGGCCAGGGGCGCGAGGGCAGCGGGTTCGTGTACGCGGCCGAGCACGTGATGACCAACGCGCACGTGGTGGCGGGCATCGACGCGCCGACCGTGCGGATCGGCGGGGTCGGCCCGGCGTACCCGGCGCGGGTGGTGCTGTTCGACCCGGACCGGGACGTGGCCGTGCTCCACGTTCCCGACCTGCGTGCCCCGGTCCTGGAGTTCGACGACGCCGAGCGCGGCGATGCGGCCGTGGTCGCCGGCTATCCGCACGACGGCGGGCTGGACCTGCAGGCGGCGACGGTCGCGAACCGGGTCCGGGCGACCGGCCAGAACATCTACAGCGACAAGAACGTCACGCGCGAGATCTACTCGGTCCGCTCCACGGTCCGCCCCGGCAACTCCGGGGGCCCGCTGCTCACCACCGACGGCAAGGTGTACGGCATGGTCTTCGCCCGCTCCACCTCCGACGCCGAGACGGGCTACGTCCTGACGGCCGCCGAGATCGCGGGTGACGCGGCACGGGCGGCGGACGCGACGGCGCCGGTGGACACGGGCGAGCTGGTGACGTCGTGA
- a CDS encoding peptidoglycan recognition protein family protein translates to MRALRRAKRSRRGARRPAVHIPGAAVTVAGCLPGLAAMTALALCAHAVDRSVTAARTGGHQLAARVAAPPLTAPMPPVVPRTVWAGTGQAPGEQPPPRYDDQVVAVFVHHTDSPNAYRCADSPRIIRDLYAGQTGVRDWDDIGYNFLVDRCGTIYEGRAGGVDRPVTGAHTLGFNHRTTGIAAIGTFTAGAEVPRVMTEAIAALAAWKLGLSGTDPRAKVRLVSSNSHSRYAAGTPVALPALAGHNDGYMTSCPGAALTARLPQIRDLAARLQGRP, encoded by the coding sequence ATGCGTGCCCTCAGACGTGCCAAGAGAAGCAGACGGGGAGCACGGCGGCCCGCCGTGCACATACCCGGCGCGGCCGTGACCGTGGCGGGATGCCTGCCCGGTCTGGCCGCGATGACCGCCCTGGCGCTGTGCGCCCACGCGGTGGACCGGTCGGTGACGGCCGCCCGGACCGGCGGCCATCAGCTCGCCGCCCGGGTGGCCGCCCCGCCGCTCACCGCCCCCATGCCGCCCGTCGTCCCCCGGACGGTCTGGGCCGGCACCGGTCAGGCCCCCGGCGAGCAGCCGCCGCCGCGCTACGACGACCAGGTCGTGGCCGTGTTCGTGCACCACACCGACTCGCCCAACGCCTACCGCTGCGCCGACTCCCCGCGCATCATCCGCGACCTCTACGCGGGCCAGACCGGCGTCCGCGACTGGGACGACATCGGCTACAACTTCCTCGTCGACCGCTGCGGCACCATCTACGAGGGCCGCGCGGGCGGGGTCGACCGCCCCGTCACCGGCGCCCACACCCTGGGCTTCAACCACCGCACCACCGGCATCGCCGCCATCGGCACGTTCACCGCGGGCGCCGAGGTGCCCCGCGTGATGACCGAGGCGATCGCCGCGCTGGCCGCCTGGAAACTCGGTCTGTCGGGCACCGACCCGCGCGCGAAGGTGCGTCTGGTCTCCAGCAACAGCCACAGCCGCTACGCCGCCGGCACCCCCGTCGCGCTGCCCGCGCTGGCCGGCCACAACGACGGCTACATGACCAGCTGCCCCGGCGCCGCCCTCACCGCGCGGCTGCCGCAGATCAGGGACCTGGCCGCCCGGTTGCAGGGGCGGCCATGA
- a CDS encoding TIGR01777 family oxidoreductase, producing MERIAVAGASGLIGSALVRSLTAEGHAVVRLVRREPEAADEVRWQPEDGYVDAAGLAGCDAVVNLAGAGVGDRRWTEAYKARIRDSRVKGTAALARAVADLPAERRPRVFVSGSAIGYYGDTGERAVDEDAPPGTGFLPELCVEWESAAAPAREAGVRTVFTRTGLVVSRRGGAWGRLFPLFLAGLGGRIGDGRQYWSFIALHDEVAAIRHLLDRDDLSGPFNLTAPQPLTNREITEAMGRVLRRPTVLAVPAPVLRAALGEMAGDVLGSQRVVPKRLLESGFGFAFPGIEAAIRAAA from the coding sequence ATGGAACGAATCGCGGTGGCCGGCGCGTCCGGTCTCATCGGCAGCGCCCTGGTGCGGTCCCTGACCGCCGAGGGGCACGCAGTGGTGCGCCTGGTGCGCCGGGAGCCCGAGGCGGCGGACGAGGTCCGCTGGCAACCCGAGGACGGGTACGTCGACGCGGCCGGACTCGCCGGGTGCGACGCGGTGGTGAACCTCGCGGGTGCCGGTGTGGGCGACCGCCGCTGGACGGAGGCGTACAAGGCGCGGATCCGCGACAGCCGGGTGAAGGGTACGGCGGCACTGGCCAGGGCCGTCGCCGACCTGCCGGCGGAGCGACGGCCACGGGTGTTCGTCAGCGGCAGCGCGATCGGCTACTACGGGGACACCGGGGAGCGGGCCGTCGACGAGGACGCGCCGCCGGGGACGGGCTTCCTGCCGGAGCTGTGCGTGGAGTGGGAGTCGGCGGCGGCACCCGCGCGGGAGGCGGGGGTGCGGACGGTGTTCACGCGGACCGGGCTGGTGGTGTCCCGCCGGGGCGGTGCCTGGGGGCGGCTGTTCCCCTTGTTCCTGGCGGGCCTCGGGGGGCGGATCGGGGACGGGCGGCAGTACTGGTCGTTCATCGCGCTGCACGACGAGGTCGCCGCGATCCGGCACTTGCTCGACCGTGACGACCTGTCCGGGCCGTTCAACCTGACCGCCCCGCAGCCGCTGACGAATCGTGAGATCACCGAGGCGATGGGGCGGGTGCTGCGCCGGCCCACGGTCCTCGCGGTGCCGGCGCCGGTGCTGCGGGCCGCGCTGGGCGAGATGGCCGGGGATGTGCTGGGCAGTCAGCGGGTGGTGCCCAAGCGGCTGCTGGAGTCGGGGTTCGGCTTCGCGTTCCCGGGGATCGAGGCGGCGATCCGGGCCGCCGCGTGA
- the aceE gene encoding pyruvate dehydrogenase (acetyl-transferring), homodimeric type — protein MTDPHAIQPSELDQLPDRDPEETAEWRASLDAVAQAAGPHRAAYLMRRTLERAEGTGIALPKLLETDYVNTIPTAAEPAVPGDEEMEARITAWNRWNAAAMVTRGSKYGVGGHIATFASAAWLYETGFNHFFKGKEADGSGDQLYIQGHASPGIYARAFLDGRLGEHHLDNFRRESGGNGLPSYPHPRRLPWLWEFPTVSMGLGPLSAIYQARFNRYLTNRGIKDVSSSHVWAFLGDGEMDEPESTAALALAAREELDNLTFVINCNLQRLDGPVRANFKIVQELEAQFRGAGWNVIKTLWGSAWDELFRLDTTGALVRRLRQVPDAQVQTYQTRDAAYIRQDFFGADPALAEMAKLLSDDKILEIFHFSRGGHEPRKVYAAYQAAVAHKGAPTVILAQTVKGHTLGEGFASKNANHQMKKLTVDEFKTMRDLLGLPIADSAFVDGVVPYAHPGADSPEVRYLQERRAALGGPAPARRVHPLAPLPAPADKAFASFDKGSGSQNVATTMAFVRLVKDLVRDKETGKRWVPIVPDEARTFGMESLFPSLGIYSPKGQTYEPVDRDQLMYYKEAKNGQILNEGITEAGSMADFIAASTSYATHGEAMIPFYIFYSMFGWQRTADQMWQLGDQLGRGFLIGATAGRTTLTGEGLQHADGHSPVIAATNPAALTYDPAFAYEIATIVKDGLRRMYGEAAPGEDPDVFYYLTVYNEPLPQPAKPQGLGIDEGIVKGLYRFNTAESAGVTVPANAPRIQLLGSGTAIHWALKAQRLLAEEWGVAADVWSATSWSELRRDALEADAALLRGEERVPYVRQALQGAEGPVLAVSDYMRQVPDQIAQWVEQDWSSLGADGFGLSDTRDAARRHFGVDAESIVVAALAQLARRGEVKATAVKEAREQYGL, from the coding sequence ATGACCGACCCCCACGCCATCCAGCCGAGCGAGCTCGACCAGCTCCCGGACCGTGACCCGGAGGAGACCGCCGAGTGGCGGGCCTCCCTGGACGCCGTCGCCCAGGCGGCCGGGCCGCACCGTGCCGCGTACCTGATGCGCCGCACACTGGAACGCGCCGAGGGCACCGGCATCGCGCTGCCCAAGCTCCTCGAGACGGACTACGTCAACACCATCCCCACCGCCGCCGAGCCCGCCGTGCCCGGTGACGAGGAGATGGAGGCCCGGATCACCGCGTGGAACCGCTGGAACGCGGCCGCGATGGTGACCCGCGGCTCGAAGTACGGCGTCGGCGGCCACATCGCCACCTTCGCCTCCGCGGCCTGGCTGTACGAGACCGGCTTCAACCACTTCTTCAAGGGCAAGGAGGCCGACGGGTCGGGCGACCAGCTCTACATCCAGGGCCACGCCTCTCCCGGCATCTACGCCCGCGCCTTCCTCGACGGCCGGCTCGGCGAGCACCACCTGGACAACTTCCGCCGCGAGTCCGGCGGCAACGGCCTCCCGTCGTACCCGCACCCCCGCCGCCTGCCCTGGCTGTGGGAGTTCCCGACGGTGTCCATGGGCCTCGGCCCGCTCTCCGCGATCTACCAGGCGCGGTTCAACCGCTACCTGACCAACCGCGGCATCAAGGACGTCTCGTCCTCGCACGTGTGGGCCTTCCTCGGCGACGGCGAGATGGACGAGCCGGAGTCGACGGCCGCGCTCGCGCTGGCCGCGCGCGAGGAGCTGGACAACCTCACCTTCGTCATCAACTGCAACCTGCAGCGCCTCGACGGCCCGGTCCGCGCCAACTTCAAGATCGTGCAGGAGCTGGAGGCCCAGTTCCGCGGTGCCGGCTGGAACGTGATCAAGACGCTGTGGGGCTCCGCCTGGGACGAGCTGTTCCGGCTCGACACCACGGGCGCGCTGGTACGCCGCCTGCGCCAGGTGCCGGACGCGCAGGTGCAGACGTACCAGACCCGCGACGCCGCCTACATCCGCCAGGACTTCTTCGGCGCCGACCCCGCGCTCGCCGAGATGGCGAAGCTGCTCAGCGACGACAAGATCCTGGAGATCTTCCACTTCTCCCGCGGCGGTCACGAGCCGCGCAAGGTCTACGCCGCGTACCAGGCCGCCGTCGCGCACAAGGGCGCGCCGACCGTGATCCTGGCCCAGACGGTCAAGGGCCACACGCTCGGCGAGGGCTTCGCGTCGAAGAACGCCAACCACCAGATGAAGAAGCTGACGGTGGACGAGTTCAAGACGATGCGCGACCTGCTCGGCCTGCCCATCGCCGACAGCGCGTTCGTGGACGGCGTGGTGCCCTACGCCCACCCGGGCGCCGACTCCCCCGAGGTCCGCTACCTCCAGGAGCGCCGCGCCGCCCTCGGCGGTCCGGCCCCGGCCCGCCGCGTCCACCCCCTCGCCCCGCTGCCCGCGCCCGCCGACAAGGCCTTCGCCTCCTTCGACAAGGGCTCCGGCTCGCAGAACGTGGCCACCACCATGGCCTTCGTGCGGCTCGTCAAGGACCTGGTCCGCGACAAGGAGACGGGCAAGCGCTGGGTGCCGATCGTCCCCGACGAGGCGCGCACCTTCGGCATGGAGTCGCTGTTCCCGTCGCTCGGCATCTACTCGCCCAAGGGCCAGACGTACGAGCCGGTCGACCGCGACCAGCTGATGTACTACAAGGAGGCCAAGAACGGCCAGATCCTCAACGAGGGGATCACCGAGGCCGGTTCGATGGCCGACTTCATCGCCGCTTCGACGTCGTACGCGACGCACGGCGAGGCGATGATCCCGTTCTACATCTTCTACTCGATGTTCGGCTGGCAGCGCACGGCCGACCAGATGTGGCAGCTGGGCGACCAGCTCGGCCGCGGCTTCCTGATCGGCGCCACGGCCGGCCGCACGACGCTGACCGGTGAGGGCCTGCAGCACGCCGACGGTCACTCGCCCGTCATCGCCGCGACCAACCCGGCGGCGCTGACGTACGACCCGGCGTTCGCCTACGAGATCGCCACGATCGTCAAGGACGGTCTGCGCCGGATGTACGGCGAGGCCGCGCCGGGCGAGGACCCGGACGTCTTCTACTACCTCACCGTCTACAACGAGCCGCTGCCGCAGCCCGCGAAGCCGCAGGGCCTGGGCATCGACGAGGGCATCGTCAAGGGGCTGTACCGCTTCAACACGGCGGAGTCGGCGGGCGTGACCGTGCCGGCGAACGCCCCGCGCATCCAGCTGCTCGGCTCCGGTACGGCAATCCACTGGGCGCTGAAGGCGCAGCGGCTGCTCGCCGAGGAGTGGGGCGTGGCCGCCGACGTGTGGTCCGCGACCTCCTGGAGCGAGCTGCGCCGGGACGCGCTGGAGGCCGACGCGGCGCTGCTGCGCGGCGAGGAGCGGGTGCCGTACGTCCGCCAGGCGCTCCAGGGCGCCGAGGGCCCGGTACTCGCGGTCTCCGACTACATGCGCCAGGTTCCGGACCAGATCGCGCAGTGGGTGGAGCAGGACTGGTCCTCGCTGGGCGCCGACGGCTTCGGCCTGTCGGACACCCGTGACGCCGCCCGCCGCCACTTCGGCGTCGACGCGGAGTCCATCGTGGTCGCCGCCCTGGCCCAGCTCGCCAGGCGCGGCGAGGTCAAGGCGACGGCCGTGAAGGAAGCGCGCGAGCAGTACGGCCTGTAG
- a CDS encoding DUF4240 domain-containing protein, with protein MDETEFWELIDATRDAAEGDPEEQADLLVERLLQLDPEAVLDFARHFEARYNRAYTWDLWGAAWVLLDGASDDAFDFFRCWLIGQGREVYEGGVHEPDSLADLLDDFDEEIDGDGEELGYAADEAYEQLTGTVAPDLGIAPAAAEPEGTPVDFENESALAQRYPRLWDRFKE; from the coding sequence ATGGACGAGACGGAGTTCTGGGAGCTGATCGACGCCACGCGCGACGCCGCCGAGGGCGATCCCGAGGAGCAGGCCGACCTTCTCGTGGAACGGCTCCTGCAGCTGGACCCCGAGGCGGTCCTCGACTTCGCCCGTCACTTCGAGGCCCGCTACAACCGCGCCTACACCTGGGACCTGTGGGGCGCCGCCTGGGTGCTGCTCGACGGGGCCAGCGACGACGCCTTCGACTTCTTCCGGTGCTGGCTGATCGGCCAGGGCCGCGAGGTGTACGAGGGCGGCGTGCACGAGCCCGACTCGCTCGCCGACCTGCTGGACGACTTCGACGAGGAGATCGACGGCGACGGCGAGGAGCTGGGCTACGCGGCCGACGAGGCCTACGAGCAGCTGACCGGCACCGTCGCCCCCGACCTCGGCATCGCGCCCGCGGCCGCGGAACCGGAGGGCACGCCGGTCGACTTCGAGAACGAGTCGGCGCTCGCGCAGCGGTATCCGCGGCTGTGGGACCGCTTCAAGGAGTGA
- a CDS encoding GntR family transcriptional regulator has product MTAPVVHSLREQIREHILEGIISGRWKPGERIVERRIATELEVSQTPVREALRELESLRLIESAPNKGVRVRSLTAADLEESYPVRAGLEAIAAELAADRLADDCSALEPHVAALYEADSKADGTAQVRHTVAFHRELVRAAGNSVLLHTWEGLGIEVFTALSIRWLGTVQQSYAEEHEELVAAFRRRDPRIAEIVKSHVLGCAPRA; this is encoded by the coding sequence ATGACCGCGCCCGTCGTCCACTCGCTGCGCGAACAGATCCGCGAGCACATCCTCGAGGGGATCATCAGCGGACGCTGGAAGCCGGGCGAGCGGATCGTGGAGCGCCGTATCGCCACCGAGCTGGAGGTCAGCCAGACGCCGGTCCGCGAGGCGCTGCGCGAGCTGGAGTCGCTGCGCCTGATCGAGTCGGCGCCCAACAAGGGCGTACGGGTGCGCAGTCTGACCGCCGCCGATCTGGAGGAGAGTTACCCCGTCCGCGCCGGCCTGGAGGCCATCGCGGCGGAACTGGCGGCGGATCGGCTGGCCGACGACTGCTCGGCCCTGGAGCCGCACGTCGCCGCGCTGTACGAGGCCGACAGCAAGGCGGACGGCACGGCCCAGGTCCGGCACACGGTCGCCTTCCACCGCGAACTGGTCCGCGCCGCGGGCAACTCGGTGCTGCTGCACACCTGGGAGGGACTCGGCATCGAGGTGTTCACCGCGCTGTCGATCCGCTGGCTGGGCACGGTGCAGCAGTCGTACGCCGAGGAGCACGAGGAGCTGGTCGCGGCCTTCCGGCGCCGGGACCCCCGCATCGCGGAGATCGTCAAGTCCCACGTCCTGGGGTGCGCGCCGCGGGCGTGA
- the lpdA gene encoding dihydrolipoyl dehydrogenase, which produces MANDASTVFDLVILGGGSGGYAAALRGAQLGLDVALIEKDKVGGTCLHRGCIPTKALLHAGEIADQARESEQFGVKATLEGIDVAGVHKYKDEVISGLYKGLQGLIASRKVTYIEGAGRLSSPTSVDVNGQRIQGRHVLLATGSVPKSLPGLEIDGDRIISSDHALVLDRVPKSAIVLGGGVIGVEFASAWKSFGTDVTIIEGLKHLVPVEDENSSKLLERAFRKRGIKFNLGTFFQKAEYTADGVKVTLADGKEFEAEVLLVAVGRGPVSQGLGYEEAGVAMDRGYVLVDEYMRTNVPTISAVGDLVPTLQLAHVGFAEGILVAERLAGLKTVPIDYDGVPRVTYCHPEVASVGITEAKAKEVYGADKVVALKYNLAGNGKSKILKTAGEIKLVQVKDGAVVGVHMVGDRMGEQVGEAQLIYNWEALPAEVAQLIHAHPTQNEALGEAHLALAGKPLHSHD; this is translated from the coding sequence GTGGCGAACGACGCCAGCACCGTTTTCGACCTAGTGATCCTCGGCGGTGGCAGCGGTGGTTACGCCGCGGCCCTGCGCGGGGCTCAGCTGGGCCTGGACGTCGCCCTGATCGAGAAGGACAAGGTCGGCGGCACCTGCCTGCACCGGGGTTGCATCCCCACCAAGGCCCTGCTGCACGCGGGCGAGATCGCCGACCAGGCCCGCGAGAGCGAGCAGTTCGGCGTGAAGGCCACTCTCGAGGGCATCGACGTCGCCGGGGTCCACAAGTACAAGGACGAGGTGATCTCGGGCCTGTACAAGGGTCTGCAGGGCCTCATCGCCTCCCGGAAGGTGACCTACATCGAGGGCGCGGGACGGCTGTCCTCCCCGACCTCGGTCGACGTGAACGGCCAGCGCATCCAGGGCCGCCACGTCCTGCTGGCGACCGGTTCCGTGCCGAAGTCGCTGCCCGGTCTGGAGATCGACGGCGACCGGATCATCTCCTCGGACCACGCCCTCGTCCTGGACCGCGTGCCGAAGTCGGCGATCGTGCTCGGCGGCGGTGTCATCGGCGTCGAGTTCGCCTCCGCCTGGAAGTCCTTCGGCACCGACGTCACGATCATCGAGGGTCTGAAGCACCTCGTCCCGGTCGAGGACGAGAACAGCTCGAAGCTTCTTGAGCGCGCCTTCCGCAAGCGCGGCATCAAGTTCAACCTGGGCACCTTCTTCCAGAAGGCCGAGTACACGGCCGACGGTGTCAAGGTCACCCTCGCCGACGGCAAGGAGTTCGAGGCCGAGGTCCTGCTGGTCGCGGTCGGCCGCGGCCCGGTCTCGCAGGGCCTGGGCTATGAGGAGGCCGGGGTCGCCATGGACCGCGGCTACGTCCTCGTCGACGAGTACATGCGGACCAACGTCCCGACGATCTCGGCGGTCGGCGACCTGGTCCCGACGCTCCAGCTCGCGCACGTCGGCTTCGCCGAGGGCATCCTGGTGGCGGAGCGGCTGGCCGGTCTGAAGACCGTCCCGATCGACTACGACGGCGTGCCCCGGGTGACGTACTGCCACCCCGAGGTCGCCTCCGTCGGCATCACCGAGGCCAAGGCCAAGGAGGTCTACGGCGCGGACAAGGTCGTCGCCCTGAAGTACAACCTGGCGGGCAACGGCAAGAGCAAGATCCTGAAGACCGCCGGCGAGATCAAGCTCGTCCAGGTCAAGGACGGTGCGGTGGTCGGCGTGCACATGGTCGGCGACCGTATGGGCGAGCAGGTCGGCGAGGCCCAGCTGATCTACAACTGGGAGGCGCTGCCGGCCGAGGTGGCCCAGCTCATCCACGCCCACCCGACGCAGAACGAGGCGCTCGGCGAGGCTCACCTGGCCCTGGCCGGCAAGCCGCTGCACTCCCACGACTGA
- a CDS encoding GNAT family N-acetyltransferase: MPVPYIRHARYADEEALGRLDRRCWSVLHSVQPRPGPPYEPFFNDRFGPLDHLVADLAGEVVGYIRLGFPTSLVSNAHVRQIQGLAVSEEARGAGVGRALLRAVQDEARRQGARRVTLRVLGHNTPARELYESEGFVVEGVLPEEFLLDGEYVDDVLMGRFL; the protein is encoded by the coding sequence ATGCCGGTTCCGTACATACGCCACGCCAGGTACGCCGACGAGGAGGCCCTGGGGCGGCTCGACCGGCGCTGCTGGTCCGTGTTGCACTCCGTCCAGCCGCGCCCCGGGCCGCCGTACGAGCCCTTCTTCAACGACCGCTTCGGGCCGCTGGACCATCTCGTCGCCGACCTCGCCGGAGAGGTCGTCGGCTACATACGGCTCGGGTTCCCCACGTCCCTGGTGAGCAACGCGCACGTCCGCCAGATCCAGGGCCTGGCCGTCAGCGAGGAGGCGCGCGGCGCCGGGGTCGGCCGGGCGCTGCTGCGGGCCGTGCAGGACGAGGCACGGCGGCAGGGGGCCCGCCGGGTCACCCTGCGGGTCCTCGGGCACAACACCCCGGCCCGCGAGCTCTACGAGTCCGAGGGGTTCGTGGTGGAGGGCGTACTGCCGGAGGAGTTCCTCCTCGACGGGGAGTACGTCGACGACGTGCTGATGGGCCGGTTCCTGTGA
- a CDS encoding helix-turn-helix transcriptional regulator has protein sequence MRAARLIKMVLLLQSRPSMTAAELARELEVSERTVTRDAQALSEAGVPVYADRGRAGGYRLIGGYRTRLTGLHRSEAEALFLSGVPGALREMGLQDAASAARLKVSAALLPSLRDASRTAAQRFHLDAPNWFREPETPALLPRIAEAVWDDRLVTARYRRGDGEVARELEPYGLVLKAGVWYLCARTVRTGGGSFRVYRIDRFTSVEAGEERFARDEEFDLPGFWAERAEQFARSILRAEVVVRLSPQGARVLPHVVGSLSAGRALAGADAPEADGWVTVTLPVESEEVAHTQLMGLGPEVEVLAPTELRERFAQAARRLAGLYGT, from the coding sequence ATGCGCGCTGCCCGCCTGATCAAGATGGTGCTCCTGCTCCAGTCCCGGCCCTCGATGACCGCCGCCGAGCTCGCCCGGGAACTGGAGGTGTCGGAGCGGACCGTCACACGGGACGCGCAGGCGCTGTCGGAGGCGGGCGTGCCGGTGTACGCGGACCGGGGCCGGGCCGGCGGGTACCGGCTGATCGGCGGGTACCGGACGCGGCTGACGGGCCTGCACCGCAGCGAGGCCGAGGCGTTGTTCCTGTCCGGGGTGCCGGGCGCGCTGCGCGAGATGGGTCTGCAGGACGCGGCGTCGGCGGCGCGGCTGAAGGTGTCGGCGGCGCTGCTGCCGTCGCTGCGGGACGCCTCCCGCACGGCCGCTCAGCGGTTCCATCTGGACGCGCCGAACTGGTTCCGGGAGCCCGAGACGCCCGCGCTGCTGCCCCGGATCGCGGAGGCGGTGTGGGACGACCGGCTCGTCACCGCGCGCTACCGGCGCGGGGACGGTGAGGTGGCCCGGGAGCTGGAGCCGTACGGGCTCGTGCTCAAGGCGGGGGTCTGGTACCTGTGCGCGCGGACGGTGCGGACGGGCGGCGGGTCCTTCCGGGTCTACCGGATCGACCGGTTCACGTCGGTGGAGGCGGGTGAGGAGCGGTTCGCGCGCGACGAGGAGTTCGACCTGCCCGGGTTCTGGGCGGAGCGGGCCGAGCAGTTCGCGCGGTCGATCCTGCGTGCCGAGGTCGTGGTGCGGCTGTCCCCGCAGGGCGCGCGCGTGCTGCCGCACGTCGTCGGCTCACTGTCCGCCGGTCGGGCGCTGGCCGGTGCGGACGCCCCCGAGGCCGACGGCTGGGTCACGGTGACGCTCCCGGTGGAGTCCGAGGAGGTCGCCCACACCCAGCTCATGGGGCTCGGGCCGGAGGTCGAGGTGCTGGCGCCGACGGAGCTGCGGGAGCGTTTCGCGCAGGCCGCGCGGCGGCTCGCCGGGCTGTACGGAACGTGA